The sequence AAATCAGAATATTGTCCATGTTGACTTATTTCTTTGATTACTTGTTGTAGAAAGCTAATTAAGACTGCTAATCACATAAGCATATAAAAGGGGATTAACATATGGGTAGATCAGCTACTTTACTAATACCATGTAATTTGACTAGAAAGGCAAAATATTTCGCATGACGAACCAATCTATGGTAAAATATAGGCATATTATTATCTATAGGAAAGGGGTTATGAACTATGGTAAAAAGCATTAATGATTCTACAGTCCTACACAATGGAGTTAAGATGCCTTGGCTTGGTTTAGGTGTATGGAAAGTTAAGGATGAAGAAGAAATCGATTTATCTGTAAAGGCTGCTATCAGGGCAGGTTATAGAAGTATTGACACAGCCGCTGCATACAAAAATGAAGCAGGTGTAGGTAAAGCTATTGCAGAAAGTGGAGTTGACAGAGAAGAACTTTTTATTACTACAAAGGTCTGGAATGCAGATCAAGGGTATGAATCAACACTTAAAGCTTTCGATGCTAGTTTAGAAAAACTAGGTCTAGATTATATAGACCTTTACTTAATTCACTGGCCAGTGGCTGATAAATATAAAGAAACCTGGAGAGCCTTAGAAAAGCTATATAAAGATAAAAAAGTTCGTGCCATAGGGGTTAGTAACTTCCATATGCATCACTTACAAGACTTAATGGCTGACTGTGAAGTTATACCCATGGTAAATCAAGTGGAGTTTCACCCACTACTTACCCAAAAGGAACTGAGGTTTTTTTGCAATGAAAATGGAATTCAAATGGAGGCTTGGAGTCCATTAATGCAGGGGAATTTGGATCATCCTGTCCTAGCTCAAATAGGTGGAAAATATGGTAAAACAGTAGCACAAGTAATCCTGCGTTGGGACTTGCAAAATGGTGTTGTGACTATTCCTAAATCTGTTAAGGAACATAGAATTCAGGAGAATATGGATATATTTGATTTTGAACTAACAGAGCAGGAGATGGAGAGTATAGAAAGCCTAAATGAGAATAAAAGATTCGGTCCAGACCCTGACAATTTTGATTTTTAACAGAAAAACCCCTTTTATAGGGGTTTTTTCATGGAAAGAATTAGAATTAGGAAGTCTTAGTATTATAACAACAAACAATTCCCTAGCGCCTTGAAGCTAAAAAAGTGGAAAATATTAGTGCGCTGTTCGACAAAATGTGCTATAATTCACAAATGTACATATATTTACTTTTGCCATGAGAGGAGTAGTGTTTGTGAAAGTTTTAAGGGGACTAAAATTTAAACTAGTGGTGGTACCAATTATTTTATTATTTGTAGCAGTTGTGGGTTTGGGGATGAACACGGTCATAGGATTGCAAAATTCCATGTTCACACAAATGGAGAATCTAGGACAAGATGTAGCAAGACAAATCATAAGTGAGCTTGAGAATAAAGCTCTAACTATTGAGTTGATAACTGAAATAATTGAAGAAAAAATTAGCGGAACTGGGAAATCCGTTATTTCAAATTATAATTCTTTAAGTAATAGCTATTTAGCACAGTTAGCTGGAGACTTAGATATAGCTGAAATTAACTGGTTTAACTCACAAGGAGAAATTATATACTCTTCCATTGAAGAGTATGTGGGCTGGATTGCACCTGAAGACCATGCCACATTAAAATTCTACAACAGCTCTGATGACGTTTTTTTCGAAGAAGTTCGCCAAGATAGTGCATCAGATAATTTCTTAAAGTATGGGTATGTTAGAGGCGATAATGGTTATTTCGTACAGCTGGGTGTTTCTGCTAATGAACTCCAAAACTTAACAGATGCCTTTAGTTTTCAATCCATGATGGAGAAGATTTCTGAAGAAGATTCTATAATTTTCGCAAGTATCATAGGTTCAGACCTGACTGTTATCGCAGACAATGAGGTCAGTGAGATAGGTAAGGTCTATGACGACGAAATTACTATTCA comes from Alkalicella caledoniensis and encodes:
- a CDS encoding aldo/keto reductase translates to MVKSINDSTVLHNGVKMPWLGLGVWKVKDEEEIDLSVKAAIRAGYRSIDTAAAYKNEAGVGKAIAESGVDREELFITTKVWNADQGYESTLKAFDASLEKLGLDYIDLYLIHWPVADKYKETWRALEKLYKDKKVRAIGVSNFHMHHLQDLMADCEVIPMVNQVEFHPLLTQKELRFFCNENGIQMEAWSPLMQGNLDHPVLAQIGGKYGKTVAQVILRWDLQNGVVTIPKSVKEHRIQENMDIFDFELTEQEMESIESLNENKRFGPDPDNFDF